The following coding sequences are from one Candidatus Ozemobacteraceae bacterium window:
- a CDS encoding 3-hydroxyacyl-CoA dehydrogenase NAD-binding domain-containing protein, translated as MSQKLVVVFGVGPVGQGLAQAVAMSGCDVVLIDEAADKLEDSLVRITQALDSEIARWGLTEGEKKSILNRIRTSTDLKEAAKASHVIETIPEGLEGKRQLFSKLDAICPVETLLITNSATITVTDTAAGMKHPERLIGMHFLNPVRKTPVVEVSRGTQTSDAALENAKRFAKMLDKTVIQVYEYPGLVTTRVFLPMLNQAAKVLNEGIASCADIDNAMKLGFGLNMGPFALADQMGVDSLLSWMESLHHETNDNAYLPSKLIRKMVRAGLYGIKSGRGFYRYGPDGRRIEGSGLSIRELSAPGAISQR; from the coding sequence ATGAGTCAGAAACTGGTCGTGGTGTTCGGCGTCGGCCCTGTCGGACAGGGACTGGCGCAGGCCGTTGCGATGTCCGGCTGCGACGTCGTGCTGATCGATGAGGCGGCGGACAAGCTCGAGGACAGCCTGGTCAGGATCACGCAGGCGCTCGATTCCGAAATCGCCCGCTGGGGGCTTACCGAGGGCGAGAAGAAGTCGATTCTGAATCGCATCCGCACCTCGACGGATCTGAAGGAGGCGGCGAAAGCAAGCCACGTCATCGAAACGATCCCGGAGGGGCTCGAAGGCAAACGCCAGTTGTTTTCCAAGCTCGACGCCATCTGCCCGGTCGAGACGCTCCTGATCACGAATTCGGCGACGATCACCGTCACCGACACGGCGGCGGGCATGAAGCACCCCGAGCGGCTGATCGGCATGCACTTCCTCAATCCCGTCCGCAAGACCCCCGTCGTCGAAGTCTCTCGCGGCACACAGACCAGCGACGCCGCTCTCGAGAACGCGAAACGTTTCGCGAAGATGCTCGACAAGACCGTCATCCAGGTCTACGAGTATCCCGGCCTCGTCACGACCCGCGTCTTCCTGCCCATGCTGAACCAGGCGGCAAAGGTGCTCAACGAAGGCATCGCCAGCTGCGCGGATATCGACAACGCGATGAAGCTCGGCTTCGGGCTCAACATGGGCCCCTTCGCCCTCGCCGACCAGATGGGCGTCGACTCCCTCCTTTCCTGGATGGAAAGTTTGCACCACGAGACCAATGACAACGCGTATCTGCCCAGCAAGCTGATCCGCAAGATGGTCCGCGCGGGCCTCTACGGGATCAAAAGCGGCCGCGGCTTCTACCGCTACGGCCCCGACGGCCGGCGCATCGAGGGCAGCGGTCTGTCCATTCGCGAACTGAGCGCTCCCGGCGCCATTTCCCAGAGGTGA
- a CDS encoding RNA polymerase sigma factor RpoD/SigA, translating into MHCYEAFHCDRTDCPVRRNRIKRCWQWFGENGTESVDDCPHAPCSTCHYRMGWEIGLIGESLFPPDQPPEPESVIPSPLPPAKPEEAPEPSRSAGETAETLPEISGKPGMRFCWEVLPCPNPRCPVRERRIIRCFKFFEPRGMEAKLAVTCGERSCDECHYRTGWEIGTISEELFEDVLAEKRLNIARADRIKRHTLVEMYLDELSRKPLTRQQEQDLARRIAGDRDANELLLTANLKLVTRIAAGYSNRGLSIMDLIQEGNIGLIKAVAKFDYTLGYRFSTYAAYWIRYYMQKAVSEQGRVVRVPHHLLAVAHKIRRSMRELEAELLRPPTLRELSQVLDLEEDKVLEIIRITQTPVSLEAGNKSDDDTGETAPEYFLADRRQLSPEEIALEQAKSEACRKAISLLPDRQRELVELYYGFRDEVPNLAEIGRRMGISRERARQILKEALETLGRHEFVASLQDFLA; encoded by the coding sequence ATGCACTGTTACGAAGCCTTTCATTGCGACCGGACCGACTGCCCCGTCCGCCGAAACCGGATCAAACGATGCTGGCAGTGGTTCGGCGAGAACGGCACGGAAAGCGTCGACGACTGTCCCCACGCCCCATGCTCGACCTGCCATTACCGGATGGGCTGGGAGATCGGGCTGATCGGGGAAAGCCTGTTCCCACCGGATCAGCCGCCCGAACCCGAATCGGTCATTCCCTCTCCCCTGCCGCCAGCCAAACCGGAAGAGGCGCCGGAGCCCTCCCGATCTGCCGGAGAGACGGCGGAGACTCTTCCCGAAATCTCGGGCAAACCTGGCATGCGCTTCTGCTGGGAAGTGCTGCCTTGCCCGAACCCGCGCTGCCCGGTTCGAGAACGACGCATCATCCGGTGCTTCAAGTTTTTCGAGCCGCGCGGCATGGAGGCAAAACTCGCCGTCACCTGTGGCGAGCGGAGCTGCGACGAATGCCACTACCGAACGGGATGGGAAATCGGCACCATCAGCGAGGAACTGTTCGAGGACGTCCTCGCCGAGAAGCGGCTGAACATCGCGCGCGCCGACCGGATCAAGCGCCACACGCTCGTCGAGATGTATCTCGACGAGCTGTCGCGAAAACCCCTGACGCGGCAGCAAGAGCAGGATCTGGCCCGCAGGATCGCCGGCGACCGTGACGCAAACGAGCTTCTGCTGACGGCCAATCTGAAACTGGTTACCCGCATCGCCGCCGGGTATTCGAACCGCGGGCTCAGCATCATGGACCTCATCCAGGAAGGCAACATCGGCCTGATCAAGGCCGTCGCGAAGTTCGATTATACGCTTGGCTATAGATTCTCGACCTACGCCGCATACTGGATCAGATATTACATGCAGAAAGCGGTCAGCGAACAGGGTCGGGTCGTGCGCGTCCCGCACCATCTGCTCGCGGTCGCGCACAAGATCCGGCGCAGCATGCGCGAGCTCGAGGCCGAACTTCTCCGTCCACCGACCCTGCGCGAGCTGTCCCAGGTCCTCGATCTCGAGGAGGACAAAGTCCTCGAGATCATCCGGATCACGCAGACACCGGTTTCGCTCGAGGCGGGAAACAAGTCCGATGACGATACCGGAGAAACCGCCCCAGAGTATTTCCTCGCCGACCGGCGCCAGCTGTCGCCTGAGGAAATCGCGCTCGAGCAGGCGAAATCGGAGGCATGTCGAAAAGCAATCTCCCTCCTTCCGGACCGCCAGCGCGAGCTCGTCGAACTGTATTACGGTTTCCGCGACGAGGTCCCGAACCTCGCCGAAATCGGCCGCCGCATGGGCATCTCCCGCGAACGGGCGAGACAGATCCTGAAGGAAGCTCTCGAAACCCTCGGCCGCCACGAGTTCGTCGCCTCCCTGCAGGATTTCCTGGCGTAG
- a CDS encoding protein-arginine deiminase family protein: MNLRTILGVTLAAFSCLVAPAADAAPTADKVERIQLVNNNHVPQKLLVVYTYGNGPFVKDLFKVVKQINEQDRLPENDRLKLHIVTSGGDPVKDLGIGAEDAARYVEINPTFKSSDIWMQDCMELCSAWADGKRVQAVFDSNRGRGLAGLPRALATLWDLVYFKNPATQMSHGDYGGNLEVTPFDDIMVAGNTITASCKAFFEKLGYSGRLATPDTRWLTVGHIDEYISFIPTPHAPGGYSIVKADPVYALELLTNIEDGELDRLNRSDREFLLRVKRVLNERLDDPDAGRGTAEGDFVTLNRAIGDIIEKNVGELKQFIRAAANDPDRDIAEVAWPSLYEGRGGTRPTGCCAFLPGVVNLTVVRNHLLVPACHIPSFDRIIEARFRAQGNTVHFIDDEPYHASMGEIHCGTNVLRDPNRTILTGRQVQAVQSVKARFRSIHND; the protein is encoded by the coding sequence ATGAATCTGCGCACGATCCTGGGGGTCACTCTTGCGGCGTTTTCCTGCCTGGTCGCGCCGGCTGCCGATGCGGCGCCGACGGCGGACAAGGTCGAACGGATCCAGCTGGTGAACAACAATCATGTTCCGCAGAAGCTGCTCGTGGTGTACACCTATGGGAACGGGCCGTTCGTGAAGGACCTGTTCAAGGTTGTCAAGCAGATCAACGAGCAGGACCGGCTGCCCGAGAACGACCGGCTGAAGCTGCACATCGTAACGTCCGGGGGTGATCCCGTGAAGGATCTCGGAATCGGCGCCGAGGATGCCGCCCGGTACGTCGAGATCAACCCGACTTTCAAATCGAGCGACATCTGGATGCAGGACTGCATGGAACTGTGCTCCGCCTGGGCGGACGGGAAGCGCGTGCAGGCCGTCTTCGACAGCAATCGCGGGCGCGGCCTCGCCGGGTTGCCGAGAGCTCTCGCCACCCTGTGGGACCTCGTCTATTTCAAGAATCCGGCGACCCAGATGTCGCACGGAGATTACGGCGGCAACCTCGAAGTGACGCCCTTCGACGACATCATGGTCGCCGGCAACACGATCACCGCCTCCTGCAAAGCCTTCTTCGAGAAGCTCGGGTATTCGGGCCGACTCGCCACCCCCGACACGCGCTGGCTGACGGTCGGGCATATCGATGAATATATTTCCTTCATTCCCACCCCCCACGCTCCCGGCGGCTACTCAATCGTCAAGGCCGATCCGGTCTACGCGCTCGAACTTCTCACCAACATCGAGGACGGCGAGCTCGACCGTCTGAACCGCTCCGACCGCGAGTTCCTGCTCCGGGTGAAGCGCGTTCTCAACGAACGGCTCGACGATCCCGACGCCGGCCGAGGGACGGCAGAGGGCGATTTCGTCACTCTGAACCGGGCGATCGGCGACATCATCGAAAAGAACGTCGGCGAGTTGAAGCAGTTCATCCGCGCTGCGGCGAACGACCCGGACCGCGACATCGCGGAAGTGGCCTGGCCGTCGTTGTACGAAGGCCGCGGGGGTACCCGGCCGACCGGCTGCTGCGCCTTCCTGCCCGGGGTCGTGAACCTGACCGTCGTGCGCAACCATCTGCTGGTGCCGGCCTGCCACATCCCGAGCTTCGACCGCATCATCGAGGCCCGGTTCCGCGCCCAGGGGAACACCGTTCATTTCATCGACGACGAGCCGTATCACGCCTCGATGGGCGAGATTCACTGCGGCACGAACGTTCTCCGCGACCCGAACCGCACGATTCTCACCGGGCGGCAGGTGCAGGCGGTCCAGTCCGTGAAAGCTCGCTTCCGGAGCATTCACAACGACTGA
- a CDS encoding deoxyribonuclease IV: MRNPDHPDRAGPRAKRKTSSEPWPNGLRVGFHLSIASGPETLFERYRVRGCTTLQIFTSSPRVWELRPWSDEMVERFHAARAAAGSPPLIVHARYLANLASANPDVRRKSVEVLRFEYRMAARCGADFVVVHMGSNPDREDGLSHMKAGLHAALDGVAADSPLLLLENTAGERNDLGADLAEIAGVRDEMPFPTGVCIDTCHAFQAGYDLREVAERDRLERDAARLFGPDGVRVVHLNDSMKPFGAHHDRHENIGGGVIGAENLAELLLRPGFTGRPVIMETPQAGNEDPADDLKNLATLRTALKACAKRAFRPKDAPLA, from the coding sequence ATGCGAAACCCTGACCACCCCGACCGGGCAGGACCGCGCGCGAAGAGAAAAACCTCCTCGGAACCGTGGCCGAACGGGCTGCGGGTGGGGTTCCATCTCTCGATCGCTTCTGGCCCTGAAACCCTATTCGAGCGGTACCGGGTCCGCGGATGCACGACGCTCCAGATATTCACGTCGAGCCCGAGAGTCTGGGAACTGCGCCCCTGGTCTGACGAGATGGTCGAACGGTTTCATGCCGCCCGCGCGGCCGCCGGTTCCCCGCCGTTGATCGTCCATGCGCGGTATCTCGCGAACCTCGCCTCCGCCAACCCCGATGTCCGGCGAAAATCCGTCGAGGTTCTGCGGTTCGAATACCGGATGGCGGCGCGGTGCGGGGCCGATTTCGTCGTCGTCCACATGGGCAGCAATCCCGATCGCGAGGACGGCTTGAGCCACATGAAAGCCGGACTCCATGCCGCTCTCGACGGAGTGGCGGCCGATTCGCCCCTGCTTCTGCTCGAGAACACCGCCGGGGAACGGAACGATCTCGGCGCCGACCTTGCCGAGATCGCCGGCGTTCGCGACGAGATGCCGTTCCCGACGGGCGTCTGCATCGACACCTGCCATGCGTTCCAGGCCGGCTACGATCTTCGCGAGGTGGCGGAACGCGACCGGCTCGAACGCGACGCAGCCCGCCTGTTCGGCCCCGACGGCGTCAGGGTGGTCCATCTGAACGACTCGATGAAGCCCTTCGGAGCGCATCACGACAGGCACGAGAACATCGGCGGCGGGGTGATCGGCGCAGAAAACCTCGCCGAACTCCTGCTGCGGCCGGGTTTCACCGGCCGCCCCGTCATCATGGAAACCCCCCAAGCCGGCAACGAAGACCCCGCCGATGACCTCAAAAACCTCGCCACCCTTCGCACGGCGTTGAAAGCCTGTGCGAAACGCGCCTTCCGCCCCAAAGACGCTCCGTTGGCATAA
- a CDS encoding acetate kinase, whose translation MKILVLNCGSSSLKYQLFDMADKSVMAKGLVQRIGIAGSNIVHRKGDNGPKVTINTEILDHKDGIRKVFDLLISADNGVVTSLNEIEAVGHRVVHGGDKFASSVLLTDDVLQAVRDCIVFAPLHNPPNLKGVEAVSEILPSLKQVGVFDTAFHQTMKPEAFLYGIPYSFYEKERIRRYGFHGTSHRFVSRRAAELLKRPLEELKLITIHLGNGCSMCAIDKGKSVETSMGHTPLEGLIMGTRSGDIDPAVMLHIMKRYELTPHEVDNLLNKHSGVLGISAESSDLRDLEEGWPTRSERANLALDVYSHRIKKYIGAYIAVLNGCDALVWTAGVGENSPIVRSIVCKELGWLGIEIDPVVNDKTWRGAEGDIATPNAKVRNLVIPTNEELVIAEDTLEIVSKR comes from the coding sequence ATGAAAATTCTTGTACTCAACTGCGGTTCCTCCTCCCTCAAGTATCAGCTGTTCGACATGGCCGACAAGAGCGTCATGGCGAAGGGCCTCGTGCAGCGCATCGGCATCGCCGGCTCGAACATCGTCCACCGCAAGGGCGACAACGGCCCCAAGGTCACGATCAATACCGAGATCCTCGACCACAAGGACGGCATCCGGAAGGTGTTCGACCTGCTGATCAGCGCCGACAACGGCGTCGTCACGTCGCTGAACGAGATCGAAGCCGTCGGACACCGCGTCGTCCACGGCGGCGACAAGTTCGCCAGCAGCGTACTCCTGACCGACGACGTTCTCCAGGCCGTCCGCGACTGCATCGTCTTCGCGCCGCTTCACAACCCGCCGAACCTCAAGGGCGTGGAAGCGGTCTCTGAAATTCTGCCCAGCCTGAAGCAGGTCGGCGTCTTCGACACCGCGTTCCATCAGACGATGAAACCGGAAGCCTTCCTGTACGGCATCCCCTACAGCTTCTACGAGAAGGAACGCATCCGCCGATACGGCTTCCACGGCACGAGCCACCGGTTCGTCTCCCGCCGCGCCGCCGAACTGCTCAAACGCCCCCTCGAGGAACTGAAGCTGATCACCATCCACCTCGGGAACGGCTGTTCGATGTGCGCCATCGACAAGGGCAAGTCGGTCGAGACGTCGATGGGCCACACGCCGCTGGAAGGCCTGATCATGGGAACCCGCTCCGGCGACATCGACCCGGCGGTCATGCTCCACATCATGAAGCGGTATGAACTGACCCCGCACGAGGTCGACAACCTGCTCAACAAACACTCGGGCGTGCTCGGCATCAGCGCCGAGTCAAGCGACCTGCGCGACCTCGAGGAGGGGTGGCCAACCCGCAGCGAGCGCGCGAACCTGGCGCTCGACGTTTACTCGCACCGCATCAAGAAATATATCGGTGCATATATAGCGGTGCTCAACGGCTGCGATGCGCTCGTCTGGACAGCCGGCGTCGGCGAGAACAGCCCGATCGTGCGCAGCATCGTCTGCAAGGAACTGGGCTGGCTCGGCATCGAGATCGACCCGGTCGTGAACGACAAGACCTGGCGCGGCGCCGAGGGCGACATCGCGACGCCGAACGCGAAGGTCCGCAACCTCGTCATCCCGACGAACGAAGAACTCGTCATCGCCGAAGACACCCTCGAAATCGTCTCGAAGCGCTGA
- a CDS encoding SUMF1/EgtB/PvdO family nonheme iron enzyme: MPRAYMRIHRGITILLVLLAALLIRPALASRECPACGKSFDDGVNFCPFDGGKLEQSPRGERGTLIVRVTPPEATMLIDGLPRGTGPELRFEIPAGEHRLEAAAPGFASQKLSFSVASGQEQRLTLELAPVTQMPASTPAAAPANGRPRGEMVEVKGGVYMLGNERGNPDERPLRKIKSPGFWIDKYEVTCAEYLRFIDAIKREGHKWCHPSEPMQKDHIPYHTYTWALRFSWLGGRPPAGMEECPVVLVDWYDAWAYAKWAGKRLPTEDEWEIAAGGGDGREYPWGSSFRVENVNIGGYPVKVGSFPDGASPWGALDMAGNVAEWTVTAYEPDARDGRDFNGHFGQPIIRGGSWDDESKGCRVSARDVHRTPFYRSTTVGFRCVRDTPPPDAKP, from the coding sequence ATGCCCCGGGCTTACATGCGGATTCACCGTGGAATCACCATCCTGCTCGTTCTCCTTGCGGCTCTTCTGATCCGCCCGGCCCTGGCGAGCAGGGAGTGTCCGGCGTGCGGAAAGTCGTTCGACGACGGGGTGAACTTCTGCCCGTTCGACGGGGGAAAACTCGAGCAGAGCCCTCGGGGCGAGCGGGGAACCCTCATCGTGCGCGTGACGCCGCCGGAAGCGACGATGCTGATCGACGGTCTTCCCCGCGGCACGGGGCCGGAACTCCGGTTCGAGATTCCCGCCGGAGAGCACCGCCTCGAGGCGGCAGCTCCCGGTTTCGCCTCCCAGAAGCTCAGCTTCAGCGTCGCATCCGGCCAGGAACAGCGACTGACGCTGGAACTCGCCCCTGTCACCCAGATGCCCGCTTCGACGCCGGCCGCGGCCCCCGCGAACGGCCGCCCCAGGGGGGAAATGGTCGAGGTCAAGGGCGGTGTCTACATGCTTGGCAACGAGCGCGGCAACCCGGACGAACGGCCTCTGCGGAAGATCAAGAGCCCGGGGTTCTGGATCGACAAATACGAAGTGACCTGCGCCGAATACCTCCGCTTCATCGATGCGATCAAACGTGAAGGACACAAGTGGTGCCATCCTTCCGAGCCCATGCAGAAAGATCATATACCATACCATACATATACCTGGGCGCTGCGGTTCAGCTGGCTCGGGGGGCGACCCCCGGCCGGAATGGAGGAGTGCCCGGTCGTCCTCGTCGACTGGTACGACGCCTGGGCGTATGCGAAGTGGGCCGGCAAACGACTCCCGACCGAAGACGAGTGGGAGATCGCGGCGGGCGGCGGTGACGGCCGCGAATACCCGTGGGGGAGCAGTTTTCGCGTCGAAAACGTGAATATAGGCGGGTATCCGGTGAAGGTGGGGAGCTTCCCGGACGGCGCCTCGCCGTGGGGGGCCCTCGACATGGCTGGCAACGTGGCCGAGTGGACGGTGACCGCCTACGAACCCGACGCCCGCGACGGCCGCGATTTCAACGGCCATTTCGGCCAGCCGATCATCCGCGGCGGCTCGTGGGACGATGAATCGAAAGGGTGCCGGGTCAGCGCCCGCGACGTGCATCGGACGCCCTTCTACCGCAGCACCACCGTCGGGTTCCGGTGCGTGCGCGATACGCCGCCTCCAGATGCGAAACCCTGA
- a CDS encoding DMT family transporter, giving the protein MSRRTGILLLLAMNFVWGGSYAVAKWALLFMPPAMLLMSRFLLGGLVLLLVAPRPLPRISRRDWLGVTLVGALGITLAFLLNFWGLQRTTATKAAIEITLEPIILVLLARMFLAERLHPRTMAALAISLAGTFLLLLGGKDPATLWKEIVGAGELLGDILVLFSVALGGVYTVISKPVSRRIGAMWTTALSSLIGAGLTLPLAAWEIGAGHVIQWSPGLVLAILFLGLICTALGFALWNLVLIDMPAGIMAVTLNIQPLAGIIIGWLWLGETMTLTGYAGTALILGGVSLLPVETPPAAPAPKPVPA; this is encoded by the coding sequence ATGTCGCGCCGCACGGGAATCCTCCTGCTCCTGGCGATGAACTTCGTCTGGGGCGGTTCGTATGCCGTGGCGAAATGGGCCCTCCTGTTCATGCCCCCCGCCATGCTTCTCATGTCGCGATTCCTGCTGGGCGGTCTCGTTCTGCTGCTGGTCGCCCCGCGTCCCCTCCCTCGCATCTCCCGGCGCGACTGGCTCGGCGTGACGCTGGTCGGCGCCCTCGGCATCACGCTGGCGTTCCTGCTGAACTTCTGGGGTCTCCAGCGCACGACCGCGACGAAAGCCGCCATCGAGATCACCCTCGAACCCATCATCCTGGTGCTTCTCGCGCGCATGTTTCTCGCCGAGCGGCTTCACCCGAGAACGATGGCGGCGCTGGCGATCTCGCTGGCGGGCACGTTCCTGCTGTTGCTGGGCGGCAAGGACCCGGCGACGCTCTGGAAGGAGATCGTCGGCGCCGGGGAACTGCTCGGCGACATTCTCGTCCTGTTCTCGGTGGCGCTGGGCGGGGTGTACACGGTGATCAGCAAGCCGGTGTCGCGGCGGATCGGGGCGATGTGGACCACGGCGCTCAGCAGCCTCATCGGCGCGGGCCTCACGCTTCCTCTCGCGGCCTGGGAAATCGGCGCCGGCCATGTGATACAATGGAGTCCCGGGCTCGTGCTGGCCATTTTGTTTCTCGGTCTGATCTGCACCGCCCTCGGATTCGCCCTCTGGAATCTCGTTCTCATCGACATGCCCGCGGGTATCATGGCGGTGACGCTGAATATACAACCGCTCGCGGGAATCATCATCGGGTGGCTATGGCTTGGCGAGACGATGACGCTCACGGGATACGCAGGAACCGCCCTGATTCTGGGCGGCGTCTCTCTCCTCCCCGTGGAGACCCCGCCCGCGGCGCCGGCCCCGAAGCCCGTTCCCGCCTGA